The region GCCTGTGAGGCGCGAGCGCATTTTACCCGCAGGGGTAAACGCCTGAACATGTGACGTAAAATTTTGCGAATACATTTCGCATCATTTAATTGCTCAAGAACGCAGCGACGCCTCCCCCCCAAGGCACCAGTCAGCGATGGATCATGCACCGCCAAGCGCCGCATGGTTTGATGTATTTTTCTTTGCCGGTTGCCGCGTACCGTTCTCAGCAACGTGAAGCGGCGTGCGCTGAACCATGATAGCGCACCCGGCTTTCTTGCCTGCCAGCATCGGCGCGCCCGATGAGCGCAGACACTGCACTCTGGCAGGGACTCAGGGAAACTGTTTGCCGTGGACGTGCACTTGCACAACGGCACCCCATTAAAACCAGAGCACCGTAGTTACTGATTGCGGGGCTTGGCTTTTATGGGTTTGGCAAACACCATTTTCCGGGTAGTTTTCTTCGGCGGCGCTGCTAATTGGCAACGGGGCGCCGTCTTCCGTAAATGCCATTCCAGGAGGAAACCATGGCGCTGAAGAAATCCATTTTGTCCGCTCTGGCGGCTCTGCTTCTGCTGACCTCTGTTCAGGGCGGTCAGGCGCAGGCAGAGGAACTCACCGGGACCTTGAAAAAAATCAAGGATACCGGCGTGATTGTTGTGGGTCACCGTGAATCTTCCGTGCCTTTTTCCTACTACGATCTTCAGCAGAACGTTATCGGCTACGCACAGGACTATTCCAACAAGGTCGTGGAAGCCGTTAAAAAACAGCTGAACATGCCCAACCTCCAGGTGCGTTTTGTGCCCATCACCTCGCAGAACCGCATTCCCCTGCTGCAAAACGGCACCTTTGATTTCGAGTGTGGCTCGACCACCAACAACCTGGAACGTCAGCAGCAGGTTGACTTCTCCAACACCTTTTTTATCATCGGCACCCGCCTGCTGGTCAACAAAGACTCCGGCATCAAGGACTTTGACGGCCTGAAGGGCAAGAACGTTGCCGTGACCTCCGGCACCACGTCTGAAAAGCTGCTGAACAAGATGAATGACGAGAAGGGCCTCGCCATCAACATCATCAGCGTAAAAGACCACGGCGATGCGTTCCGCACTGTGGAATCTGGCCGCGCTGTGGCCTTCTTTATGGATGACGCCCTGCTTGCCGGCGAACGCGCCAAGGCCAAAAAGCCCGCTGACTGGATCATCGTGGGAACCCCGCAGAGCTTTGAAGCCTACGGCTGCATGGTGCGCAAGGGCGACGCGCAGTTCAAGAAGCTTCTTGACGACGTGATTGCTGCGGAACAGAGCAACGGCAATGCCGAAAAGTCCTTTAACCGCTGGTTCATGCAGCCCATTCCGCCCAAGAACATGAACATGAATTTTGAAATGTCTGACGAAATGAAGGCTCTCTTCAAGGCCCCCAACGATAAGGCCCTGAACTGATTTTAGGCATGCCCGGGAGCTTCAGGCGCAAGCGGGCGCTCCCGGGCATGCGTTTAAGCCCGCTGCACCATGAGATACGTTTTTTACACAGGGATGGAACCAACGAATGCAGGCTAACTGGAACTGGGGCATTTTTTTTGAGCAGGCGCCGTTCGGAAACGTCACCTACTTTAGCTGGCTGGTGGACGGCTTTTTGACGACAGTGGCCCTGTCTGTCTGTGCCTGGATTCTGGCTTTTCTTCTGGGCTCTTTTTTCGGTATTCTCCGCACTCTGCCCAACAAGATTCTGAGCAACATTGGCGCAGCCTATGTGACCGTTTTTCGCAACATACCTCTTATCGTTCAGTTTTTCATATGGTACCTTGCAGCACCCGACCTGCTGCCCTACAAAGCAAGCGTATGGTTCAAGGCAGAACTGAACCCCAACATCCAGTTTTTTGTCATTTCCACCTGCGCGCTGGGTTTCTTTACCGGTGCGCGCGTCTGTGAGCAGGTCAGGTCTGGCATTCAGGCCCTCTCGCGCGGGCAACGCTACGCAGCCCTGGCCCTTGGCCTTACGCTGCCGCAAACCTATCGTCACGTTCTGTTGCCCAATGCCTACCGCATTATCATTCCGCCGTTGACCTCCGAAATGCTCAATATGGTCAAAAACACCGCAGTTGCTTCAACTGTGGGGCTTATCGAACTGACCGCGCAGGCCAACCGCCTTCTGGAATTTTCCGGCTACGCGTATGAATCGTTCATTGCGGTTACGCTTGCCTACGCCTTCCTGAATTTTGTGGTTATGCGTTCCATGAAACTGCTGGAGAACAAAATGCGTTTGCCCTCCATGAGCACAGGAGGCAAAAATGTTTAGCATAGACTGGAGCATCATCCAGCAGAGCCTGCCCCTGCTTGCGCAGGGGGCATTGGTAACGCTCAAGATCACCATTACCGCCATTGCCTTTGGCATGGTGATAGGCACATTGCTGGCAGTGGCGCGCATTTCTGTTTACGCGCCCATGCGCTGGCTCTCCGCCGCCTATGTGAACTGCTTCCGCTCCATCCCCCTTGTGATGGTGCTGCTGTGGTTCTACCTCATTGTGCCGCAGTTTTTGAGTTCGTTCTTCAATCTTTCGCCGCAAACAGACATCCGGCTTGTTTCCGCCATAGTGGCCTTTACCGCATTTGAGGCGGCCTACTATGCAGAAATTATCCGCGCGGGCATGCGTAGTGTTTCCAGCGGCCAGTACGCGGCATCCCTTGCGCTTGGCATGACCAAGTCGCAAACAATCACCTATGTCATCCTGCCGCAGGCATTCCGCGTCATGACGCCCCTGCTGCTGACCCAGGGCATGATTCTTTTTCAGGATACCGCCCTGGTGTACATCATCGGCCTTGCCGACTTTTTCCGCACCGCTTCCAACATTGGCAAAACAACAGGCTATGAAATTGATATGGTACTGATTGCAGGATCCGGCTACTTTGTGGTCTGCCTCTGCGTTTCAGCCACCGTAACCATGGTAAAAAAGAGACTCAATCAATGATTAATCCCACCGATGAAGCCATGATCATTCTGGAAAACGTATCCAAGTGGTACGGTGACTTCAATGTGCTGAGCCACTGTAGCACGCGCATACACAAGGGCGAGGTTGTTGTGGTATGCGGGCCTTCCGGTTCGGGAAAATCCACGCTGATCAAAACCGTGAACGGCCTTGAACCCGTGCAGTCTGGCAAAATTTTTGTGAACAACACAGAAGTGACCAGCAAAAAAACCAACCTTGCCCAGCTCCGCAGCCACGTTGGCATGGTTTTTCAGCATTTTGAGCTTTTTCCGCACCTGAACATCATCCATAACCTTGTTCTGGCTCAGGAAAAGGTGCTTAAGCGCAACCGCGAAGAATCGATGGAAAAGGCCCACATGCTGCTCAAGCGGGTCGGCCTTGAACAGCAGACGGAAAAGTATCCTTCACAGCTCTCCGGCGGGCAGCAGCAACGCGTTGCCATTGCCCGTGCCCTGTGCATGGATCCCGTGGCCATGCTTTTTGACGAACCGACCTCCGCACTCGACCCGGAAATGATTAACGAAGTGCTGGATGTCATGGTTGAGCTGGCCTACGAAGGCATGACCATGATGGTCGTTACCCATGAAATGGGTTTTGCCCGCAAGGTCGCCAACCGGGTTCTCTTTATGGAAAGCGGCCAGATTCTCGAAGACTCCCCCAAGGACAAGTTCTTCGACAATCCGGCAACCCAGCGCGCCAAGGACTTTTTGGCCAACATCATTCCGCACTAATACGCCGCCTCAGGGCGCTGTTAACGGCATAACCCCGGCCTGCTCCCAGTACATGTGGGAACAGGCCGGGGTTTCTTCTTGCTGCGTAGCCCACCGCAGCCATAACAGGATGCATATACACAATGGATTATCAGGTTGGCCTGCAAGTGATAACTGCCTGCGCTGCCAACGCATAAGGATAACGTGCCGCAGCGATGAGCATCAGGCTGCATTCGCTCCATCGCCTCTGAAGCAGGCAAAGTGGTTTGTGCGACTGCCTTAATATACTGTCAAAAATTCCTCTTCAGGGAGGGAAAAAATTTCCCTCCACGATTTTAATCTTGTAACTATATAAATTATAATAACTTTTTTTATTGGCACATGGATTGCATCTTGGCGAGTACAGCTTAGTAACCACCAGGAGGTGTCCCATGTCTTTGGTCATTAACCATAATATGATGGCCGACAATACGGCCAGAAATTTAAATGCGCATTACTCGGCACTGGGAAAATCCATGCAGCGCTTGTCGTCTGGCCTTCGCGTCAACAGCGCCGCTGATGATGCCGCGGGTCTGGCAATTCGAGAACTGCAACGCGCCGACATAACCACCCTGCATCAGGGCGCGCGCAACGCGAACGACGCTATCTCCATGATCCAGACCGCCGACGGCGCGCTTGGCATCATCGATGAAAAGCTCACGCGCATGAAGGAACTGGCGGAACAGGCAGCCACCGGCACCTATGACTCCACGCAGCGCCTGATGATCGAGTCCGAGTACCAGGCAATGGCTTCGGAAATTACCCGTATCGCCAATGCCACCGACTTCAACGGTATCCACCTGTTGAACGGCACATTGTCCTCTGACTCGCACGATGGCAGCGGCATGACGTCTTCCGGCAAGCTGAAGGTTCACTTTGGCACCGGCAACGATTCTGCCGAAGACTATTACTATATCACCATCGGCTGCACCACCGCATCTGCCCTTGGCGTTGGCAATCAGGCCTATGACACCGCCACCAACACATTGCGGGCGGGCGGCACGGTTTCCACGCAGCAGGCCGCGCAGCAGTCGCTTGAGGCCATTACGAAGGCCATTGTGTCCAAGGATAAAATCCGCGCGCACCTTGGCGCGGTGCAGAACCGCCTGGAAAATACGATTACCAACCTGAACACTCAGGCTGAAAATCTCCAGGCTGCTGAATCCCGAATTTCCGACGTGGACGTTGCGACAGAAATGACGTCCTTTGTCCGCAACCAGATTCTCACCCAGTCTGCGGTGGCCATGTTGTCGCAGGCCAACTCCTTGCCGCAGATGGCCATGAAGCTTATCGGCGGTTAGGCCATCATAAACTAGGCTGTGGTGGACCAAAGATGGGAGGCCCGGGGGCTGTGCCCCCGGGCCGGGACAATCCCGATTATGCCCGCATGCTTCGCGGCGGCATATTGGGGGATTTGTCAGTTCTTTTTTGGTATTGCAGTAGACTCAAGAACGGCAAGCGCCTGCTGGGCGGCATTTTGTTCCGCCTTTTTGCAGCTGCTGCCAGTGGCGGCAAATTCGGTTCCATCCGGCAGCCGCAAGGCTATCTCAAAAA is a window of Desulfovibrio desulfuricans DNA encoding:
- a CDS encoding glutamate/aspartate ABC transporter substrate-binding protein codes for the protein MALKKSILSALAALLLLTSVQGGQAQAEELTGTLKKIKDTGVIVVGHRESSVPFSYYDLQQNVIGYAQDYSNKVVEAVKKQLNMPNLQVRFVPITSQNRIPLLQNGTFDFECGSTTNNLERQQQVDFSNTFFIIGTRLLVNKDSGIKDFDGLKGKNVAVTSGTTSEKLLNKMNDEKGLAINIISVKDHGDAFRTVESGRAVAFFMDDALLAGERAKAKKPADWIIVGTPQSFEAYGCMVRKGDAQFKKLLDDVIAAEQSNGNAEKSFNRWFMQPIPPKNMNMNFEMSDEMKALFKAPNDKALN
- a CDS encoding amino acid ABC transporter permease, which codes for MQANWNWGIFFEQAPFGNVTYFSWLVDGFLTTVALSVCAWILAFLLGSFFGILRTLPNKILSNIGAAYVTVFRNIPLIVQFFIWYLAAPDLLPYKASVWFKAELNPNIQFFVISTCALGFFTGARVCEQVRSGIQALSRGQRYAALALGLTLPQTYRHVLLPNAYRIIIPPLTSEMLNMVKNTAVASTVGLIELTAQANRLLEFSGYAYESFIAVTLAYAFLNFVVMRSMKLLENKMRLPSMSTGGKNV
- a CDS encoding ABC transporter permease subunit (The N-terminal region of this protein, as described by TIGR01726, is a three transmembrane segment that identifies a subfamily of ABC transporter permease subunits, which specificities that include histidine, arginine, glutamine, glutamate, L-cystine (sic), the opines (in Agrobacterium) octopine and nopaline, etc.), giving the protein MFSIDWSIIQQSLPLLAQGALVTLKITITAIAFGMVIGTLLAVARISVYAPMRWLSAAYVNCFRSIPLVMVLLWFYLIVPQFLSSFFNLSPQTDIRLVSAIVAFTAFEAAYYAEIIRAGMRSVSSGQYAASLALGMTKSQTITYVILPQAFRVMTPLLLTQGMILFQDTALVYIIGLADFFRTASNIGKTTGYEIDMVLIAGSGYFVVCLCVSATVTMVKKRLNQ
- a CDS encoding amino acid ABC transporter ATP-binding protein; this encodes MIILENVSKWYGDFNVLSHCSTRIHKGEVVVVCGPSGSGKSTLIKTVNGLEPVQSGKIFVNNTEVTSKKTNLAQLRSHVGMVFQHFELFPHLNIIHNLVLAQEKVLKRNREESMEKAHMLLKRVGLEQQTEKYPSQLSGGQQQRVAIARALCMDPVAMLFDEPTSALDPEMINEVLDVMVELAYEGMTMMVVTHEMGFARKVANRVLFMESGQILEDSPKDKFFDNPATQRAKDFLANIIPH
- a CDS encoding flagellin N-terminal helical domain-containing protein; the encoded protein is MSLVINHNMMADNTARNLNAHYSALGKSMQRLSSGLRVNSAADDAAGLAIRELQRADITTLHQGARNANDAISMIQTADGALGIIDEKLTRMKELAEQAATGTYDSTQRLMIESEYQAMASEITRIANATDFNGIHLLNGTLSSDSHDGSGMTSSGKLKVHFGTGNDSAEDYYYITIGCTTASALGVGNQAYDTATNTLRAGGTVSTQQAAQQSLEAITKAIVSKDKIRAHLGAVQNRLENTITNLNTQAENLQAAESRISDVDVATEMTSFVRNQILTQSAVAMLSQANSLPQMAMKLIGG